In a genomic window of Sporosarcina trichiuri:
- a CDS encoding FecCD family ABC transporter permease, protein MRRPLIAYTVSAAVLVTAVWLGVSIGAVHLPLSTLWNNGADQTASTILWKIRMPRVLLAGLVGASLAIAGAAFQGLLKNPLADPYTLGVSSGASVGAVMTLFFGISIPMFGLYTLPVFSMLGAAATMFTVLAFAKLVDRGLNMETIILTGIIFGSFLGSVLSLMIALTGEELRQIIGWLLGSVSMRGWKYVWMILPFTVIGAFLLWMNRRELNAMLFGEERAKHLGVDVARRKLTILIGGSILTGAAVSVSGTIGFVGLVVPHMTRLLFGSDHRHLLTLSFLNGASLLIICDLLARTIIAPTELPVGVITAFIGAPVFAFIFYRQRKGGTA, encoded by the coding sequence GTGAGACGCCCGCTGATCGCCTATACCGTCTCAGCGGCCGTCCTTGTAACGGCTGTCTGGCTCGGTGTATCGATCGGGGCGGTGCACCTCCCGCTGAGCACGCTGTGGAACAACGGAGCGGATCAGACAGCATCCACCATCCTCTGGAAGATCCGGATGCCGCGCGTCCTGCTGGCAGGGCTTGTCGGCGCATCGCTTGCGATCGCCGGCGCTGCCTTCCAGGGCCTGCTGAAAAACCCGCTTGCGGATCCATACACGCTCGGAGTGTCATCCGGCGCCTCAGTCGGCGCTGTGATGACACTCTTTTTCGGTATCAGCATTCCGATGTTCGGGCTGTACACCCTGCCCGTCTTCAGCATGCTCGGTGCCGCCGCCACGATGTTCACTGTGCTCGCATTCGCGAAACTCGTCGACCGCGGACTCAATATGGAGACGATCATCCTGACCGGCATCATCTTCGGCTCGTTCCTCGGCTCGGTGCTGTCACTCATGATCGCACTCACCGGCGAGGAGCTGCGCCAGATCATCGGCTGGCTGCTCGGCAGCGTGTCGATGCGCGGCTGGAAGTACGTCTGGATGATCCTGCCGTTCACTGTGATCGGCGCATTCCTTCTCTGGATGAACCGGAGGGAGCTGAACGCGATGCTGTTCGGGGAGGAACGGGCGAAGCACCTCGGCGTCGACGTCGCCCGCCGCAAGCTCACCATCCTGATCGGCGGCTCCATCCTGACAGGCGCCGCGGTGTCCGTCTCGGGCACGATCGGCTTCGTCGGCCTCGTCGTCCCGCACATGACACGCCTGCTGTTCGGGTCCGACCACCGGCACTTGCTGACGCTGTCATTCCTGAACGGAGCCTCGCTGCTCATCATCTGTGACCTGCTCGCCCGCACGATCATCGCGCCGACCGAACTGCCAGTCGGCGTCATCACCGCATTCATCGGCGCGCCGGTGTTCGCATTCATCTTCTACAGGCAGAGGAAAGGGGGGACTGCATGA